A genomic region of Alicyclobacillus sp. SO9 contains the following coding sequences:
- a CDS encoding C40 family peptidase, producing MARNHQVCKEINRPLSGDGSKGSQTLSGINARRPVLRTMRKSGVVVAVVLAGTMTLAGCGQTATYVHNTTQSQSAAATHVQRIVSHSYNPSTQTVYITVRRVKDISGRNENSKTGTGTVEDLIDTNSDAAISNFATAMYPTETVRFVHITFAGGGKGGSVGALASEAKASVGVFAGAVGTAGVAGTAGAVGTAGVAAAATGSQTGSNQYVETNHGWVSYHSAPRLNSPVLGKLHLGDKAPLVQKADKWWYEIRWHNRNVYITTDSKYTHVATIGGTKGSAATGGTAATAATNSTQQYVEANHGWVSYHSQAKLNSPVLGRLQLGDKAPLIKKVNKWWYEIRWHGRNVYITTDSKYTHVVTSGTGQGTQTGTTGTSKTVSVPKSIQQPVPATPPQTTGSARIQLPPPGVQWDPSITPKAGRNASIQAKTNAVLSVAQSKLGTKYIWGHNEDRGQYGFDCSNYTEYVYHHALGYKFTTSSRGQYRYVGKTVPQSAMKPGDLLIFEKGKHVGIYAGNNRMIQEGGGLGKCGYLGLGANSYWAKHMTAVRRMY from the coding sequence TTGGCGCGAAACCATCAAGTATGTAAAGAGATCAACCGCCCTTTATCAGGCGATGGCTCCAAGGGTTCGCAGACACTGTCCGGAATCAATGCACGGCGGCCTGTTCTGCGTACAATGCGTAAAAGTGGTGTCGTGGTTGCCGTTGTCCTGGCGGGTACTATGACACTGGCTGGGTGCGGTCAAACAGCTACCTATGTCCACAATACCACGCAGTCGCAAAGTGCTGCGGCCACACATGTTCAGCGCATTGTTTCCCACAGCTACAACCCAAGTACACAGACGGTGTACATCACTGTGCGCAGGGTTAAGGATATATCTGGGAGAAATGAAAATTCCAAAACCGGGACAGGCACAGTAGAAGACCTGATTGACACGAACAGTGACGCAGCCATTTCCAACTTCGCCACAGCAATGTATCCCACGGAGACAGTGCGGTTTGTACACATAACCTTTGCTGGCGGAGGCAAAGGCGGTTCCGTAGGGGCCCTCGCTAGCGAGGCAAAGGCGTCCGTCGGAGTTTTTGCAGGAGCTGTCGGAACTGCAGGAGTTGCCGGAACTGCAGGAGCTGTCGGAACTGCAGGAGTGGCAGCCGCCGCAACAGGCAGCCAAACGGGCAGCAATCAGTATGTGGAGACGAACCACGGCTGGGTCAGCTACCACTCTGCTCCACGTTTAAACAGTCCCGTTCTTGGCAAACTGCATCTGGGTGACAAGGCTCCATTGGTGCAAAAGGCTGATAAATGGTGGTATGAAATTCGGTGGCACAACCGCAATGTGTACATTACGACTGACTCCAAGTACACACATGTGGCTACCATTGGTGGAACCAAGGGGAGCGCGGCAACTGGAGGTACAGCAGCTACAGCGGCTACAAATTCGACACAGCAGTACGTCGAGGCAAACCATGGTTGGGTGAGCTATCACTCACAGGCAAAACTGAACAGTCCTGTGTTGGGACGGCTTCAATTGGGAGACAAGGCACCGCTGATTAAGAAGGTCAACAAATGGTGGTATGAGATACGCTGGCATGGACGCAATGTCTATATCACGACCGACTCTAAGTACACGCATGTGGTTACTTCAGGTACGGGCCAAGGAACACAAACGGGGACAACAGGGACATCCAAGACGGTTTCAGTCCCTAAGAGCATACAGCAGCCTGTTCCGGCGACGCCGCCTCAGACAACGGGATCGGCTAGAATTCAACTGCCGCCTCCGGGCGTTCAGTGGGACCCGTCGATTACTCCGAAAGCTGGACGGAATGCGAGCATCCAAGCGAAAACAAATGCTGTGCTGTCTGTGGCGCAAAGCAAACTGGGGACAAAATACATCTGGGGTCACAATGAAGACCGGGGCCAATACGGATTTGACTGCAGCAACTACACGGAATACGTGTATCACCATGCGCTTGGATACAAGTTCACAACGTCAAGCCGCGGGCAGTATCGGTATGTTGGGAAGACGGTGCCGCAATCAGCCATGAAACCAGGCGATTTGCTGATTTTTGAGAAAGGCAAACACGTCGGTATTTATGCTGGCAACAACCGCATGATTCAGGAAGGCGGAGGCCTTGGTAAGTGCGGTTACTTGGGTCTGGGTGCAAACAGTTACTGGGCGAAACACATGACTGCAGTGCGCCGGATGTACTAA
- the fabZ gene encoding 3-hydroxyacyl-ACP dehydratase FabZ: MSEGKFTSEDTAESTYQGAEQAVEPTPEPQIQLPLYAEDLRKILPHRYPFFLVDRVTDLTPGKHAAGYKLVTANEPHFTGHFPEYNLMPGVLITEAMAQLGGIAVLTLPKMKNKMPMLAGLDSIRFRGQVRPGDKLDMEVTIDRLRGTMGRGHGIAKVNDEVVCEGSIVFALG, from the coding sequence ATGTCTGAAGGTAAATTCACGTCCGAAGACACAGCAGAAAGTACATATCAGGGCGCCGAGCAGGCAGTGGAACCCACGCCCGAACCACAAATTCAGTTGCCCCTTTACGCTGAAGACCTCCGGAAGATCTTGCCCCACCGGTACCCGTTTTTCCTGGTCGATCGCGTCACCGATCTGACCCCAGGCAAACACGCCGCCGGCTACAAACTTGTGACAGCCAATGAACCCCATTTCACCGGTCACTTTCCAGAATACAATTTGATGCCCGGAGTCCTCATAACGGAAGCAATGGCACAACTGGGCGGCATTGCCGTACTCACCCTGCCCAAGATGAAGAACAAGATGCCAATGTTGGCCGGTCTTGACAGCATTCGTTTTCGCGGGCAGGTCCGCCCAGGGGACAAGCTTGATATGGAAGTAACCATCGACAGGTTGCGCGGAACCATGGGCCGCGGTCACGGCATTGCAAAAGTGAACGATGAAGTGGTGTGCGAAGGAAGCATCGTCTTCGCGTTAGGCTGA
- a CDS encoding CDP-alcohol phosphatidyltransferase family protein: protein MNLPNTLTLFRFILIPLYLWAFYGVSSEHKVGALLILLLAGLTDILDGYIARRTGTVTQTGQLFDPLVDKLMMVAVLFSLIQSNRVSWIIAGLLLLRDASMIVGATFFYFQGKRAVPKANRWGKITTVLYYMSICAVILAWPSATVAVWLLIITLIFSYFAMFVYLTNMQIIDVRRRVL, encoded by the coding sequence GTGAATCTTCCAAATACGCTAACCCTGTTTCGCTTTATACTAATTCCGCTTTACTTGTGGGCATTCTACGGTGTGTCCAGCGAGCACAAGGTAGGCGCACTGCTTATCCTGTTGCTTGCAGGCCTAACAGATATTTTGGATGGATACATTGCGCGGCGCACGGGTACTGTCACACAAACGGGACAACTCTTTGATCCGCTCGTGGACAAACTCATGATGGTAGCCGTGCTATTTTCATTGATTCAGTCCAACCGTGTCTCTTGGATTATCGCCGGATTGCTTTTGCTGCGGGATGCGTCCATGATTGTAGGGGCCACATTTTTCTATTTTCAAGGCAAGAGGGCGGTACCTAAAGCGAATCGTTGGGGAAAAATTACAACGGTCTTATACTATATGAGCATATGTGCAGTCATTTTGGCGTGGCCTAGTGCCACCGTTGCTGTCTGGCTGCTGATTATCACCCTTATCTTCTCCTACTTCGCAATGTTTGTGTACTTGACGAACATGCAAATTATTGATGTGCGGAGAAGAGTTTTGTAG
- a CDS encoding cytochrome b N-terminal domain-containing protein: MSSDKQSKNWTRGMRDWLIRTIPMENLLPDTLPTYVHSYVYLFGILTLASFLWLIITGTVLAIFGPDWWHVSSVGHFFNSMHFWSVQAFFFFMVLHLWAQFLMASWRGGRHWTWIGGWVLFLVSIVAGLTGYLSQNNFDSQWIGLQGKDAINSTGLGGFFNLLNFGQMYSLHIFVIPMVLVVLLMGHLFLVRKHGVVEPFEDEHDPALHDEASVNQSSANPDASVSQRGGE, from the coding sequence ATGAGTTCCGACAAACAGAGCAAGAACTGGACTCGCGGGATGCGGGATTGGCTCATCCGGACCATTCCTATGGAAAATCTCCTGCCTGATACCCTTCCAACCTACGTTCACTCGTACGTATACTTGTTTGGGATTTTAACCTTGGCATCCTTTTTGTGGCTCATTATAACGGGCACCGTGCTGGCCATATTTGGACCGGATTGGTGGCATGTTTCGTCCGTTGGACACTTCTTTAACAGTATGCATTTTTGGTCTGTACAGGCCTTCTTTTTCTTTATGGTGCTGCATCTGTGGGCCCAGTTTTTGATGGCCTCTTGGCGCGGGGGAAGGCATTGGACCTGGATAGGCGGATGGGTTCTGTTTCTCGTCTCTATCGTGGCCGGGCTGACGGGATACCTTTCACAGAACAACTTTGACTCACAGTGGATTGGTCTGCAAGGGAAGGACGCCATTAACTCGACTGGTCTTGGCGGATTTTTTAACCTGCTTAACTTTGGCCAGATGTACAGTCTGCACATCTTTGTGATTCCGATGGTGCTTGTGGTTTTACTTATGGGGCACCTCTTCCTCGTACGGAAACATGGAGTGGTTGAGCCTTTTGAAGATGAGCACGATCCCGCTCTGCACGACGAAGCAAGCGTAAACCAGTCATCAGCGAACCCTGATGCAAGTGTTTCGCAGAGAGGGGGTGAGTAA